A genome region from Camelina sativa cultivar DH55 chromosome 10, Cs, whole genome shotgun sequence includes the following:
- the LOC109124625 gene encoding serine hydroxymethyltransferase 4 yields MEPVSSWGNTPLTTVDPEIHDLIEKEKRRQCRGIELIASENFTSFAVIEALGSALTNKYSEGMPGNRYYGGNEFIDQIENLCRSRALEAFHCDPEKWGVNVQPYSGSPANFAAYTALLQPHDRIMGLDLPSGGHLTHGYYTSGGKKISATSIYFESLPYKVNFTTGYIDYDKLEEKALDFRPKLLICGGSAYPRDWDYARLRAVADKVGALLLCDMAHISGLVAAQEAANPFEYCDVVTTTTHKSLRGPRAGMIFYRKGPKPAKKGQPEGAVYDFEDKINFAVFPALQGGPHNHQIGALAVALKQANTPGFKVYAKQVKANAVALGNYLMSKGYQIVTNGTENHLVLWDLRPLGLTGNKVEKLCDLCSITLNKNAVFGDSSALAPGGVRIGTPAMTSRGLVEKDFEQIGEFLSRAVTLTLDIQKQYGKLLKDFNKGLVDNKDLEQLKADVEKFSASYEMPGFLMSEMKYKE; encoded by the exons ATGGAACCAGTCTCTTCATGGGGAAACACCCCTCTCACCACCGTAGATCCAGAGATCCACGACCTGATCGAGAAGGAGAAGCGTCGTCAATGTAGAGGAATCGAACTCATCGCCTCCGAGAATTTCACTTCCTTCGCCGTCATCGAAGCTCTCGGAAGCGCCTTAACCAACAAATACTCCGAAGGTATGCCTGGTAACCGTTACTACGGAGGTAACGAGTTCATCGACCAGATCGAGAACCTTTGCCGTTCGCGAGCTCTCGAAGCTTTCCACTGCGATCCGGAGAAATGGGGCGTTAACGTTCAGCCTTACTCTGGATCTCCGGCGAATTTCGCCGCCTACACCGCTCTGCTCCAGCCTCACGATCGTATCATGGGGCTTGATCTGCCTTCAGGTGGTCATTTGACTCATGGTTACTATACATCTGGTGGTAAGAAGATCTCTGCGACTTCGATCTACTTTGAGAGTCTTCCCTACAAGGTTAATTTCACCACTGGTTACATTGATTACGATAAGCTTGAAGAGAAGGCCTTGGATTTCAGGCCTAAGTTGCTCATCTGTGGTGGTAGTGCGTATCCCAGGGATTGGGATTACGCTAGGTTGAGAGCTGTTGCTGATAAGGTTGGAGCTCTTTTGCTCTGTGATATGGCTCACATCAGTGGTCTCGTTGCTGCTCAG GAAGCTGCAAACCCGTTTGAGTACTGTGACGTTGTGACAACCACAACCCACAAGAGTTTGAGGGGACCAAGGGCTGGTATGATCTTCTACAGGAAGGGTCCAAAACCAGCCAAGAAGGGTCAACCCGAGGGTGCAGTCTATGACTTTGAGGACAAAATCAACTTTGCTGTATTCCCTGCGCTTCAAGGTGGTCCCCACAATCACCAGATCGGTGCTCTAGCTGTTGCGTTGAAGCAGGCCAACACTCCTGGTTTCAAGGTGTATGCAAAACAGGTGAAAGCAAATGCTGTTGCCCTTGGAAACTACCTGATGAGCAAGGGATACCAGATTGTGACCAATGGAACTGAGAACCACCTTGTTCTCTGGGATCTTCGCCCTCTTGGATTGACCG GTAACAAGGTTGAGAAACTCTGCGATCTGTGCAGCATTACTTTGAACAAGAATGCAGTATTTGGAGACAGTAGTGCTCTTGCCCCTGGAGGTGTAAGAATCG GTACACCCGCTATGACCTCAAGAGGATTGGTGGAAAAGGACTTTGAGCAAATTGGAGAATTCCTGAGCCGTGCAGTTACATTGACATTGGACATCCAGAAGCAGTACGGTAAGTTGTTGAAGGACTTTAACAAGGGTTTGGTGGACAACAAAGATCTCGAGCAGCTCAAGGCTGACGTTGAGAAGTTCTCGGCCTCTTATGAGATGCCTGGATTCCTCATGTCTGAGATGAAGTACAAGGAGTAG
- the LOC104719067 gene encoding adenosylhomocysteinase 1, with protein sequence MALLVEKTSSGREYKVKDMSQADFGRLELELAEVEMPGLMACRTEFGPSQPFKGARITGSLHMTIQTAVLIETLTALGAEVRWCSCNIFSTQDHAAAAIARDSAAVFAWKGETLQEYWWCTERALDWGPGGGPDLIVDDGGDATLLIHEGVKAEEIFEKTGQVPDPTSTDNPEFQIVLSIIKEGLQVDPKKYHKMKERLVGVSEETTTGVKRLYQMQQNGTLLFPAINVNDSVTKSKFDNLYGCRHSLPDGLMRATDVMIAGKVAVVCGYGDVGKGCAAAMKTAGARVIVTEIDPICALQALMEGLQVLTLEDVVSEADIFVTTTGNKDIIMVDHMTKMKNNAIVCNIGHFDNEIDMLGLETYPGVKRITIKPQTDRWVFPETKTGIIVLAEGRLMNLGCATGHPSFVMSCSFTNQVIAQLELWNEKSSGKYEKKVYVLPKHLDEKVAALHLGKLGARLTKLSKDQSDYVSIPIEGPYKPPHYRY encoded by the exons ATGGCGTTGCTCGTCGAGAAGACCTCAAGTGGCCGTGAATACAAGGTCAAAGACATGTCCCAAGCCGATTTCGGTCGTCTCGAACTCGAGCTCGCCGAAGTTGAGATGCCTGGACTCATGGCTTGCCGTACTGAGTTCGGTCCTTCTCAGCCATTCAAAGGCGCTAGAATCACCGGATCTCTTCACATGACCATCCAAACCGCCGTACTCATCGAAACCCTAACCGCTCTCGGAGCTGAGGTCAGATGGTGTTCCTGCAACATCTTCTCCACCCAAGACCACGCCGCCGCCGCGATCGCTCGTGACTCCGCCGCTGTTTTCGCCTGGAAGGGTGAGACCCTTCAGGAGTACTGGTGGTGTACGGAGCGTGCTCTTGATTGGGGTCCAGGTGGTGGCCCTGATCTGATTGTTGACGATGGTGGTGACGCCACGCTTTTGATCCATGAGGGAGTCAAAGCTGAGgagatctttgagaagactggTCAGGTCCCTGATCCTACTTCTACTGATAACCCTGAGTTCCAGATCGTGTTGTCTATCATCAAGGAAGGTCTTCAAGTTGATCCCAAGAAGTACCACAAGATGAAGGAGAGACTTGTTGGTGTCTCTGAGGAAACCACCACTGGTGTTAAGAGGCTTTACCAGATGCAGCAAAACGGAACTCTTTTGTTCCCTGCTATTAACGTCAACGACTCTGTCACCAAGAGCAAG TTCGACAACTTGTACGGTTGCCGTCACTCACTCCCTGATGGTCTCATGAGGGCCACTGATGTCATGATCGCTGGAAAGGTTGCTGTTGTCTGTGGATATGGTGATGTTGGAAAGGGTTGTGCTGCTGCCATGAAGACTGCTGGTGCCAGAGTCATTGTGACTGAGATTGATCCTATCTGTGCCCTTCAAGCTTTGATGGAAGGTCTTCAGGTTCTTACCCTTGAGGATGTTGTCTCAGAAGCTGACATCTTTGTCACCACCACCGGTAACAAGGACATCATCATGGTTGACCACATGACCAAGATGAAGAACAACGCCATTGTGTGCAACATTGGTCACTTCGATAATGAGATTGACATGCTCGGACTCGAGACTTACCCAGGTGTGAAGCGTATCACAATCAAGCCCCAGACTGACAGGTGGGTGTTCCCAGAGACCAAGACCGGAATCATTGTCTTGGCTGAGGGTCGTCTCATGAACTTGGGTTGTGCCACTGGTCACCCTAGTTTCGTCATGTCTTGCTCTTTCACCAACCAGGTGATTGCCCAGCTCGAGCTCTGGAACGAGAAGTCAAGCGGAAAGTACGAGAAGAAGGTGTACGTTCTTCCCAAGCATTTGGATGAGAAGGTCGCAGCACTTCACTTGGGCAAGCTTGGAGCCAGGCTCACCAAGCTTTCAAAGGACCAATCTGACTACGTCAGCATTCCAATTGAGGGACCATACAAGCCTCCTCACTACAGgtactga
- the LOC109126856 gene encoding receptor-like protein 12 gives MIWSLCLIFCLSNSMLVIASPAKHHLCLPDQRDALWEFKNEFFVQEFDPSIFGTRTEKWRNNTDCCTWDGISCDPKTGKVVGLYLMLSGLNGPLGFNSSLFRLQHLQFLDLTSNNLSGILPVSIGNLKYLMELRLGGCHLFGKIPSSLGNLTYLTNLDLAVSDFTGELPDSIGRLNKLTRVASSISHTQWEIS, from the coding sequence ATGATATGGAGCTTGTGTTTAATCTTCTGCCTTTCAAACTCAATGCTTGTTATTGCTTCTCCTGCAAAACACCACTTGTGTCTTCCAGACCAGAGGGATGCTCTTTGGGAGTTCAAGAACGAGTTCTTTGTCCAAGAGTTCGATCCCTCTATTTTTGGTACGAGGACAGAGAAGTGGAGGAACAACACTGATTGTTGCACTTGGGACGGTATCTCTTGTGATCCTAAAACAGGCAAGGTCGTTGGTTTATACCTGATGCTCAGTGGTCTCAACGGCCCTTTGGGATTTAATAGTAGCCTGTTTAGACTACAACATCTTCAGTTCCTAGATCTTACCAGCAATAATCTCTCGGGTATTCTACCAGTATCTATTGGCAACCTCAAATATTTGATGGAATTGCGTCTTGGTGGTTGCCATCTCTTTGGAAAGATTCCTTCTTCGCTTGGAAATCTTACTTATCTCACTAATCTTGATCTTGCTGTTAGTGATTTCACCGGTGAGCTACCGGATTCAATAGGGCGtctaaacaagctaacaagagTTGCATCTTCAATCAGCCACACTCAGTGGGAAATTTCCTAG
- the LOC104720410 gene encoding F-box/kelch-repeat protein At3g06240-like: protein MSDPTFAKKHVDHNTVRFGHHRLIISSYNNLYAVNFDSIRDGCGGIRDLTAVELDYPLKEDKVFLPKLKPNHLRIQETIERVVKLFDCSKNVDNYVYSLKTDSWRRICNMPYKEVRFTSSVELNGAIHWIPVLGGVETQNEVTAFDLNTKKLRVMSIPDLGEGCEHNYGRCIVSTLTGRLSVVHWCFKIHDVIWVMNDYGVESSWTKIRISVSLESMKPQPLCSTKNGEAVLLLDGHLVMYNSERSTSRILKISGVKSGNTYTYVESLISPNLYGYSIER, encoded by the exons ATGTCCGATCCCACGTTTGCGAAGAAGCATGTAGATCATAACACGGTACGTTTTGGCCACCACAGACTTATCATATcttcttataataatttatacgCGGTGAATTTTGATTCCATCCGTGATGGTTGTGGAGGAATAAGGGATTTGACAGCTGTGGAACTCGATTATCCGCTTAAAGAAGATAAAGTTTTCTTACCGAAATTGAAACCCAACCACCTTAGAATCCAAGAAACTATCGAACGTG TGGTTAAGCTTTTTGATTGTAGCAAGAACGTCGACAATTATGTCTACTCATTGAAGACAGATTCGTGGAGGCGGATATGCAATATGCCTTATAAAGAAGTCCGTTTCACTTCTTCTGTGGAACTCAACGGTGCAATCCATTGGATTCCCGTGCTTGGTGGAGTAGAAACTCAAAATGAGGTTACGGCGTTTGATCTTAACACAAAGAAGTTACGAGTTATGTCAATCCCTGATTTGGGCGAAGGATGTGAGCATAACTACGGAAGATGTATTGTCAGTACTCTTACAGGGCGTCTCTCTGTGGTTCATTGGTGCTTCAAGATACATGATGTCATATGGGTAATGAATGACTACGGGGTCGAGAGTTCATGGACTAAGATTCGAATCAGCGTTTCTTTAGAAAGCATGAAACCACAACCACTGTGTTCGACCAAGAATGGCGAGGCGGTTTTGTTACTTGATGGACACTTGGTCATGTACAACTCTGAGCGTAGTACTTCGAGGATTCTGAAAATCAGCGGTGTTAAATCCGGCAATACGTACACGTACGTGGAGAGCCTCATATCACCAAACTTATACGGTTATAGTAtagagagatga
- the LOC104719069 gene encoding receptor-like protein 12 — protein sequence MDTLWTIVYLGLSNFGPCKRMSGRTIWASSRNISIQSNLQTLYIGENNFSGPIPVSISKLGRVSFLSFYFWSAGSGMVDFSIFLHLKSLGSLDLSGIHLNISSTLHHTSPIEMLILSSCNISELPMFLQNQTSLFYLNISDNHIKGQVPEWLLRLPKLRQLIIAQNSFSGELTTLPSSIDYFIGSNNQFSGEIPRCICELDNLEILVLSNNNFSGSIPRCFKNLNTISILHLRNNSLSGVFPEEFISVNLMSLDVGSNRLSGQLPKSLINCTRLQFLNVEDNRITDTFPFWLRSFSNLQMLVLRSNEFHGPISSPGGSMSFPNLRIFDISGNRFSGILPSDYFVGWSAMSSVVEICDIMLGFAIAGSSQEPYHNSVVLTDKGLNIELVGSGFKIYKTIDVSGNRLEGDIPKSIGMLKELIVLNMSNNAFTGHIPPSLSKLTNLQSLDLSQNRLSGKIPPELGKLTFLEWMNFSYNRLEGPIPQATQIQSQNSSSFAENPGLCAAIGYAPGLFCGFTIAYILTS from the exons ATGGATACTTTGTGGACTATTGTCTATTTGGGACTGTCCAACTTTGGCCCATGCAAAAGAATGTCTGGACGGACCATTTGGGCGAGCTCTAGGAATATCTCTATACAATCTAATCTTCAAACATTATACATTGGAGAAAACAATTTCAGTGGACCAATCCCCGTATCTATATCGAAATTAGGCAGGGTATCCTTTCTTAGCTTCTATTTCTGGAGCGCAGGGAGTGGCATGGTTGATTTCAGCATCTTCTTGCATCTCAAATCACTTGGGTCACTTGATCTTTCAGGGATTCATTTGAATATCAGTTCAACTCTCCATCATACCTCACCCATAGAGATGTTGATTCTATCATCCTGCAATATTTCCGAGTTGCCCATGtttcttcaaaaccaaactagtttgttttatttaaacatCTCGGACAATCATATTAAAGGCCAAGTACCGGAGTGGTTACTGAGACTGCCAAAGTTGCGGCAACTAATCATTGCTCAGAATTCATTCAGTGGAGAACTAACTACGTTACCAAGCTCTATTGATTACTTCATAGGCTCTAATAACCAGTTTTCGGGAGAGATTCCTAGATGTATTTGCGAATTGGATAATCTTGAAATACTTGTTTTATCCAACAACAACTTTAGCGGTTCTATTCCACGGTGTTTTAAGAATCTCAATACTATTTCGATCTTGCATCTTCGGAACAACAGTCTCTCTGGCGTTTTCCCAGAGGAATTTATCAGTGTTAACTTGATGTCACTTGATGTTGGTAGCAACCGGTTATCAGGACAACTTCCCAAGTCTCTGATCAACTGCACTCGTCTCCAGTTTCTAAATGTGGAAGACAACAGAATCACTGACACCTTCCCATTTTGGTTGAGATCGTTTTCCAACTTACAGATGCTTGTCCTTCGTTCTAACGAGTTCCATGGGCCAATATCCTCTCCTGGAGGTTCTATGAGTTTTCCCAACCTGCGGATCTTTGACATTTCGGGAAATCGCTTCAGTGGTATCTTGCCATCAGATTACTTCGTTGGTTGGAGTGCAATGTCATCGGTCGTAGAAATTTGTGATATTATGCTTGGTTTTGCAATTGCAGGAAGTTCCCAAGAACCCTACCATAACTCTGTGGTTCTGACGGATAAAGGATTAAATATTGAGCTGGTAGGGAGTGGTTTCAAAATCTACAAAACCATTGATGTCTCCGGAAACAGACTCGAAGGAGATATTCCAAAATCCATTGGTATGCTCAAGGAACTGATTGTGCTCAACATGTCAAACAACGCTTTCACAGGCCATATTCCACCATCTCTATCAAAGTTGACCAATCTCCAATCATTGGATCTATCTCAAAACAGATTATCCGGCAAAATCCCACCAGAGCTCGGGAAACTTACGTTTCTAGAGTGGATGAACTTCTCATACAACAGGCTTGAAGGTCCAATACCACAAGCCACTCAGATTCAAAGCCAGAACAGTTCTTCTTTCGCAGAGAATCCCGGCCTATGTG CTGCAATAGGCTATGCACCTGGTTTGTTCTGTGGATTCACCATTGCCTACATTCTCACTTCATAG